In Flavobacterium sp. WV_118_3, one DNA window encodes the following:
- a CDS encoding type II toxin-antitoxin system HicA family toxin, translating into MASVNELLKLLKKDGWYLYRNGANHDMYRHLTKPGQLTIPRHGSKEMASGTYSSILKAAGLK; encoded by the coding sequence ATGGCTTCTGTAAACGAGCTATTAAAGTTGTTAAAAAAGGATGGCTGGTATTTATATAGAAATGGGGCAAATCATGATATGTACAGACATCTTACTAAACCTGGACAGTTAACGATCCCCAGACATGGATCAAAAGAAATGGCATCAGGTACTTACTCAAGCATTTTAAAAGCTGCAGGACTTAAATAA
- a CDS encoding IclR family transcriptional regulator, which translates to MIQSVKRAFAILEYITQNGNLVRLNDIANALELQNTTVHNFLNTLKELGYVEQDELSPRYRVTTKMQCIYPPPVSVSVLKNTLRPTLEKITELTNETSYLSVQMGTYFRHELISEPERSVKISLELNKDYEMTRTAIGKVFMAHSEHLQNTLLKNLDEPVQKKLQAELSEILKNGYALDLEEYEPDLNCAAIPYYQNNRVVAVLCVSGPAFRYKLPEMLKAIEIMNRVK; encoded by the coding sequence ATGATACAGTCGGTAAAAAGAGCCTTCGCTATATTGGAATATATCACGCAAAACGGAAACCTGGTACGTCTCAACGACATCGCCAACGCACTGGAACTGCAAAACACTACGGTACACAATTTTCTAAATACCCTAAAAGAACTGGGCTATGTGGAACAAGACGAATTGAGTCCGCGGTATCGGGTCACGACCAAAATGCAATGTATTTATCCGCCGCCGGTATCGGTATCGGTTTTAAAAAACACGCTACGACCCACGTTGGAAAAAATCACCGAACTGACGAATGAAACCTCTTATTTATCGGTACAAATGGGAACCTATTTCCGACACGAATTGATTTCGGAACCTGAACGATCGGTTAAAATCTCGTTGGAACTCAACAAAGACTACGAAATGACCCGAACGGCGATCGGAAAAGTGTTTATGGCGCATTCGGAACACCTGCAAAATACGTTGCTTAAAAATCTGGATGAACCGGTACAAAAGAAATTACAAGCGGAGTTAAGCGAAATTTTAAAAAATGGCTATGCCTTAGATTTGGAAGAATACGAACCCGATTTAAACTGCGCCGCGATTCCGTATTACCAAAACAATAGAGTAGTGGCGGTGTTATGCGTTTCCGGCCCGGCTTTTCGGTATAAACTTCCGGAAATGCTAAAAGCGATAGAAATTATGAATAGGGTGAAGTAA